A single Cucumis melo cultivar AY chromosome 4, USDA_Cmelo_AY_1.0, whole genome shotgun sequence DNA region contains:
- the LOC103489858 gene encoding protein NPGR2 isoform X1 — translation MKSDVKIKSGRSTGKGKNIRKIMKCLCSGEKKAGDNMIPASPSAFENSGSGRSSRTGEIINKPEIGNIEEAESSLRESGCLNYEEARALLGRYEYQKGNIEAALHVFEGIDITAITSKIMISIARRGDRPRKRSQNFTAPPMSMHAVSLLLEAILLKAKSLEGLGRFGEAAQSCKVILDILESSFPQGLPENFGADCKLQETVTKAVELLPELWKLADASQEAILSYRRALLHQWNLDVGTTARIQKEFAIFLLHSGSEACPPNLRSQMDSSFVPKNNIEEAILLLMILLRKVVLKRIDWDPSILDHLSFALIISGDTRALAGQIEELPPGILHRQELYYALALCYYGAGENLTALNLLRKLLGSHEDPKSLPALLMASKICGENCDLAEEGTSFAHRALQNLDHECDQLEGVANCLLGVSLSVYSKSATADSEKFTRQSEAIEALEAARKKTRMTDPNVLYHLSLEYANERKLDSALHYAKKCLKLEGGSNIRTWLLLARILSAQKRYTDSKSIINAALDQTGKWDQAELLQTKAKILIAQDEFKGAIETYSQLLAFFQVQSKSFNLGDKKLLKSSRNYAGRLQLEVWHDLALVYIRLSQWHDAEACLSKSKAISSYSASRCHITGMLYEAKGLYKEALKGFMAALEIDPIHVPSLVSSAVVIRHLGHQSHPVIRSFLMDALRLDQTNHSAWYNLGLFYKSEGTKSSLGEAVECFEAATFLEESAPVEPFR, via the exons ATGAAGAGTGACGTTAAGATTAAGAGTGGGAGGAGCACTGGAAAAGGGAAGAATATAAGGAAGATAATGAAGTGTTTATGTTCTGGTGAGAAAAAAGCTGGAGATAATATGATTCCAGCATCACCTTCGGCTTTCGAGAATTCAGGAAGTGGACGCTCTTCACGGACTGGTGAGATCATCAACAAGCCAGAAATTGGCAATATAGAAGAAGCTGAGTCTTCTCTTCGCGAGAGTGGTTGTTTGAATTATGAG GAAGCAAGAGCATTGCTGGGAAGATATGAATAtcaaaaaggaaatattgaagcTGCTCTTCATGTATTTGAAGGAATAGATATCACTGCTATAACTAGTAAGATAATGATCTCCATAGCTAGGAGAGGAGATCGTCCACGGAAACGATCACAAAATTTTACTGCCCCGCCAATGTCTATGCATGCCGTCAGTTTACTCTTGGAAGCCATCCTTCTCAAAGCAAAATCATTGGAAGGCCTTGGGAGGTTCGGAG AAGCTGCTCAATCTTGCAAAGTTATTCTGGACATACTTGAATCTTCATTTCCCCAAGGCTTGCCTGAAAACTTTGGTGCTGATTGTAAATTGCAGGAGACAGTTACAAAGGCTGTGGAGCTGCTACCCGAGTTATGGAAGCTAGCTGATGCTTCTCAAGAAGCGATCCTTTCATACCGGCGAGCACTTCTTCATCAGTGGAACCTTGATGTGGGAACCACTGCTCGTATTCAGAAAGAGTTCGCCATTTTTCTTCTGCATAGTGGAAGTGAAGCTTGCCCTCCGAATCTCCGGTCCCAAATGGACAGCTCATTTGTACCGAAAAACAATATTGAAGAAGCTATTCTCTTACTTATGATACTACTTAGAAAAGTTGTTCTTAAAAGGATTGATTGGGATCCATCAATCTTGGATCATCTCTCTTTTGCTTTAATAATATCAGGGGATACAAGGGCTCTAGCAGGTCAAATAGAGGAATTGCCTCCTgggattctacatcgacaagaaCTGTATTATGCTTTAGCTCTTTGTTATTATGGTGCAGGTGAAAACTTGACTGCTTTGAATCTGTTGAGAAAACTGTTGGGTAGTCATGAGGATCCTAAATCGCTTCCAGCTTTATTGATGGCGTCAAAGATTTGTGGAGAGAACTGTGACCTCGCTGAAGAGGGAACGAGTTTTGCTCATAGAGCTCTTCAAAACTTGGATCATGAATGTGATCAATTGGAAGGTGTTGCCAATTGTTTGTTGGGTGTCTCACTGTCTGTATATTCTAAATCTGCCACTGCAGATTCTGAGAAGTTTACTAGACAATCTGAGGCGATAGAAGCCTTGGAAGCTGCACGGAAGAAGACTCGAATGACTGACCCTAATGTTCTCTATCATTTGAGCCTTGAATATGCCAACGAGAGGAAGTTAGATTCAGCACTTCATTATGCAAAAAAGTGTCTCAAGCTAGAAGGTGGATCTAATATTAGAACTTGGTTACTACTGGCTAGGATTCTCTCTGCCCAAAAACGATATACAGATAGCAAAAGCATTATAAATGCAGCTCTGGATCAGACAGGGAAATGGGATCAAGCCGAGTTGCTTCAAACAAAAGCAAAGATTTTAATTGCACAGGATGAGTTTAAAGGTGCTATTGAGACTTATAGTCAATTACTCGCTTTTTTTCAAGTTCAGAGTAAAAGTTTCAATTTGGGAGATAAGAAGCTACTAAAG AGCAGCAGAAATTATGCTGGAAGATTACAACTGGAAGTGTGGCATGATCTAGCTCTCGTCTACATAAGGCTCTCACAGTGGCACGACGCCGAGGCATGCCTATCAAAGTCAAAGGCCATCTCTTCTTATTCGGCGTCTAGATGTCATATCACAG GTATGCTTTATGAAGCAAAAGGGTTGTATAAAGAAGCTCTCAAAGGTTTTATGGCTGCTCTGGAGATTGATCCGATTCATGTCCCTAGCTTGGTGTCGTCGGCGGTGGTAATCAGACATCTGGGCCACCAATCGCATCCCGTCATTCGCAGTTTTTTGATGGATGCTCTACGGCTGGACCAGACGAACCACAGTGCGTGGTACAATCTTGGCCTTTTCTACAAATCTGAAGGAACCAAATCTTCATTAGGAGAAGCTGTCGAATGCTTTGAGGCTGCAACTTTCCTTGAAGAGTCTGCGCCTGTTGAGCCCTTTAGATAA
- the LOC103489858 gene encoding protein NPGR2 isoform X2, translating to MKSDVKIKSGRSTGKGKNIRKIMKCLCSGEKKAGDNMIPASPSAFENSGSGRSSRTGEIINKPEIGNIEEAESSLRESGCLNYEEARALLGRYEYQKGNIEAALHVFEGIDITAITSKIMISIARRGDRPRKRSQNFTAPPMSMHAVSLLLEAILLKAKSLEGLGRFGEAAQSCKVILDILESSFPQGLPENFGADCKLQETVTKAVELLPELWKLADASQEAILSYRRALLHQWNLDVGTTARIQKEFAIFLLHSGSEACPPNLRSQMDSSFVPKNNIEEAILLLMILLRKVVLKRIDWDPSILDHLSFALIISGDTRALAGQIEELPPGILHRQELYYALALCYYGAGENLTALNLLRKLLGSHEDPKSLPALLMASKICGENCDLAEEGTSFAHRALQNLDHECDQLEGVANCLLGVSLSVYSKSATADSEKFTRQSEAIEALEAARKKTRMTDPNVLYHLSLEYANERKLDSALHYAKKCLKLEGGSNIRTWLLLARILSAQKRYTDSKSIINAALDQTGKWDQAELLQTKAKILIAQDEFKGAIETYSQLLAFFQVQSKSFNLGDKKLLKQKLCWKITTGSVA from the exons ATGAAGAGTGACGTTAAGATTAAGAGTGGGAGGAGCACTGGAAAAGGGAAGAATATAAGGAAGATAATGAAGTGTTTATGTTCTGGTGAGAAAAAAGCTGGAGATAATATGATTCCAGCATCACCTTCGGCTTTCGAGAATTCAGGAAGTGGACGCTCTTCACGGACTGGTGAGATCATCAACAAGCCAGAAATTGGCAATATAGAAGAAGCTGAGTCTTCTCTTCGCGAGAGTGGTTGTTTGAATTATGAG GAAGCAAGAGCATTGCTGGGAAGATATGAATAtcaaaaaggaaatattgaagcTGCTCTTCATGTATTTGAAGGAATAGATATCACTGCTATAACTAGTAAGATAATGATCTCCATAGCTAGGAGAGGAGATCGTCCACGGAAACGATCACAAAATTTTACTGCCCCGCCAATGTCTATGCATGCCGTCAGTTTACTCTTGGAAGCCATCCTTCTCAAAGCAAAATCATTGGAAGGCCTTGGGAGGTTCGGAG AAGCTGCTCAATCTTGCAAAGTTATTCTGGACATACTTGAATCTTCATTTCCCCAAGGCTTGCCTGAAAACTTTGGTGCTGATTGTAAATTGCAGGAGACAGTTACAAAGGCTGTGGAGCTGCTACCCGAGTTATGGAAGCTAGCTGATGCTTCTCAAGAAGCGATCCTTTCATACCGGCGAGCACTTCTTCATCAGTGGAACCTTGATGTGGGAACCACTGCTCGTATTCAGAAAGAGTTCGCCATTTTTCTTCTGCATAGTGGAAGTGAAGCTTGCCCTCCGAATCTCCGGTCCCAAATGGACAGCTCATTTGTACCGAAAAACAATATTGAAGAAGCTATTCTCTTACTTATGATACTACTTAGAAAAGTTGTTCTTAAAAGGATTGATTGGGATCCATCAATCTTGGATCATCTCTCTTTTGCTTTAATAATATCAGGGGATACAAGGGCTCTAGCAGGTCAAATAGAGGAATTGCCTCCTgggattctacatcgacaagaaCTGTATTATGCTTTAGCTCTTTGTTATTATGGTGCAGGTGAAAACTTGACTGCTTTGAATCTGTTGAGAAAACTGTTGGGTAGTCATGAGGATCCTAAATCGCTTCCAGCTTTATTGATGGCGTCAAAGATTTGTGGAGAGAACTGTGACCTCGCTGAAGAGGGAACGAGTTTTGCTCATAGAGCTCTTCAAAACTTGGATCATGAATGTGATCAATTGGAAGGTGTTGCCAATTGTTTGTTGGGTGTCTCACTGTCTGTATATTCTAAATCTGCCACTGCAGATTCTGAGAAGTTTACTAGACAATCTGAGGCGATAGAAGCCTTGGAAGCTGCACGGAAGAAGACTCGAATGACTGACCCTAATGTTCTCTATCATTTGAGCCTTGAATATGCCAACGAGAGGAAGTTAGATTCAGCACTTCATTATGCAAAAAAGTGTCTCAAGCTAGAAGGTGGATCTAATATTAGAACTTGGTTACTACTGGCTAGGATTCTCTCTGCCCAAAAACGATATACAGATAGCAAAAGCATTATAAATGCAGCTCTGGATCAGACAGGGAAATGGGATCAAGCCGAGTTGCTTCAAACAAAAGCAAAGATTTTAATTGCACAGGATGAGTTTAAAGGTGCTATTGAGACTTATAGTCAATTACTCGCTTTTTTTCAAGTTCAGAGTAAAAGTTTCAATTTGGGAGATAAGAAGCTACTAAAG CAGAAATTATGCTGGAAGATTACAACTGGAAGTGTGGCATGA